In one window of Thunnus thynnus chromosome 23, fThuThy2.1, whole genome shotgun sequence DNA:
- the hmga2 gene encoding high mobility group protein HMGI-C isoform X1 translates to MSGRGEEAGESSGSQEPAGATEPQKRRPGRPRKPQKEPSGEPVPKRPRGRPKGSKNKGPSKAAQKPELMSARDGFLNMVICSMHSVRVHCSALLTLWHFSIVLGVVTLSHDLS, encoded by the exons ATGAGCGGACGCGGTGAAGAGGCCGGGGAGAGCTCTGGCTCCCAGGAGCCCGCGGGAGCCACGGAGCCCCAGAAGAGGAGGCCGGGGAGACCGAGGAAGCCCCAGAAA gAGCCCAGTGGAGAGCCTGTCCCCAAGCGACCGAGGGGCCGCCCCAAAGGAAGTAAGAACAAGGGCCCCTCCAAGGCAGCGCAGAAG cctgagctgatgtcagctcgtGATGGATTTCTtaatatggtcatctgctccatgcatAGTGTgcgagttcactgctctgctctgctaacattatggcatttttccattgttttgggggtagtcacactGAGCCATGACTTGAGTTGA